GCTGTTTTTTTATCCACGCTATCATCCCAGAACCAACGTGAACACCAATAAAACAACAGCTTTGCTAAACCGGCAATGGGGAAGTGCCATCATCGAAGCACTTTTCCGGAGCTCAATTGACTATTTTGTAATATCTCCCGGCTCGCGATCCACTCCGTTAACGATGGCTGTTGCCCGAAAAAAAGGTGTCAAAACGATCGTTTGTTTCGATGAACGTGCTGCGGCATTTCATGCATTGGGATATGCCCGGGCTACCGGCAAACCCGCAGTGTTGATCTGCACATCCGGGACTGCGGCAGCCAATTATTATCCGGCAATAATTGAGGCCGCTACCGATTGTCAACCGCTGATTGTCATCACCGCCGATCGTCCGCCCGAACTCCGGGAAACCGGCGCAAATCAAACCATTCGCCAAACGGGCATGTTTGCCGATTATCCGCGTTGGACATTCGATTTTCCTGCGCCGGATAGTGCGGTATCGATCGAAACCGTTTTTTCAACGATGTCACACGCCGTTTTCTGCGCGACAAATTCCCCGGCTGGTCCCGTTCATTTGAATTGCATGTTTCGCGAACCCTTTGTTGATGCTGCTTTGGCATCCGAAGCGGTTGATTTTTCTGAAATTAAATCGACAACATACGCACAGGCGCGGCAACTGCCGGATGAAAAAACAATAAAAAAATGCGCTGAGCAAATTGCGAGAGCGAAACAGAAACTGATTATTGCGGGAAGAGGTTTGGGCACAACAGATCTCGATGAAATTGCCAAACTTGCCAATCAGCACAACTTACCGGTTTTTGCTGATGTTCAATCACGCTTTTCCTCCCCGGATTTGGTGAAGATATCGGTTCCATATTTCGATCAACTATTGCTTTCAACAACATTCAAAAATCAATTTCGACCGGATGTTGTGATCCAGTTTGGCGCGATGCCGGTTTCCAAACGGTTGTCGCAGTGGATGAACGATGTGCGCCCTCAACATTATTTTACCATCGCAAAACCGCCGTTTCGGATTGACCCGAATCATCAGGTTAGCGACCGGATCGTTTGCGAACCTGCAGAATTTTGCCGTTCGTTGAATACCGGGATTGATTCGTCAATTCGCACCAACACACACACAATTGATTTCGATACAATTGCAAAAAAAATCGATCAATTAATTGGAAAACACGTCGATTTCCAGTCGGCTGCGGTAACCGAAATATCTGCTGCCCGGCAAATTATCAGTCAAATAAAACCGCATAGCGGGTTGTTTTTGGCATCGAGCATGCCCATTCGCGATGTCGATATGTTTTGCAATCCCGTTGCAACGCCTTTGCGAGTTGCAGCAAATCGGGGTGCCAGCGGTATCGACGGCACGATAGCCACAGCTACCGGTTTCGCAACCGGATTACATTCGCCGGTTACTTTGTTGATTGGCGATCTCGCTTTATTGCATGATATGAACTCACTGGCGCTGCTGAATCTCATCGAACAACCTTTGATTATTGTTTTGATAAACAATAAAGGTGGCGGTATTTTTTCATTCCTCCCGGTTTCCGGCCATAGCGATATTTTTGAAGAATATTTTGGAACGCCGCACCATTTTGAGTTTTCAAATTTGGCTCGACAATTTGGTTTGGCATATGCACAGCCAATAAATAATTCAGATTTTGCGGAAAAATATCTGGATTGGCAAAACAACGGCACACGCGGAATTATCGAAATTCACACCTCACGCGCGGAAAATCATGCGCTGCACATCGCGTTACAAAATGAAATAAAACAATTGGTTGACGATACTTTAGCCGGGAGAAAATCATGAAAATCGCATTATTGGGCACCGGTTTGATGGGCTATCCGATGGCTGAGCAGTTGATTGCAACGGGTCACGATGTGATTGTCTGGAATCGCACCCGAGAAAAAGCGTTGCCGTTAAGCGATATCGGCGCGCAAGTTGCTGTTTCCGCGAAAGATGCAATCGAGGCTGCGGAAATAATTATCCTGATGTTCAGCGACGGAAAAGCTATTTCAGACACACTGTTTCCGGTTCTCAATGCCCCAAAATTTGGCGGAAAAACAGTATTGCAAATGGGCACTATTTCGCCGGATGAGAGCAAATTGATCTATTTGCAAGTTGTAAAATCGGGCGGAGAGTATCTGGAAGCACCGGTTTTGGGCAGCGTGCCGCAAGTGCGGGAACGCCGGTTGATCGTCATGGTGGGATCGACGCTGGCACAATTCCAACAGCACGAGCCAATCTTCAGAATATTTGGATCGGATATTTACTGGATTGGGGAAGTCGGACACGCGGCAACCTTAAAACTGGTGCTAAAC
The window above is part of the Calditrichia bacterium genome. Proteins encoded here:
- the menD gene encoding 2-succinyl-5-enolpyruvyl-6-hydroxy-3-cyclohexene-1-carboxylic-acid synthase yields the protein MKQPGISVRLFFYPRYHPRTNVNTNKTTALLNRQWGSAIIEALFRSSIDYFVISPGSRSTPLTMAVARKKGVKTIVCFDERAAAFHALGYARATGKPAVLICTSGTAAANYYPAIIEAATDCQPLIVITADRPPELRETGANQTIRQTGMFADYPRWTFDFPAPDSAVSIETVFSTMSHAVFCATNSPAGPVHLNCMFREPFVDAALASEAVDFSEIKSTTYAQARQLPDEKTIKKCAEQIARAKQKLIIAGRGLGTTDLDEIAKLANQHNLPVFADVQSRFSSPDLVKISVPYFDQLLLSTTFKNQFRPDVVIQFGAMPVSKRLSQWMNDVRPQHYFTIAKPPFRIDPNHQVSDRIVCEPAEFCRSLNTGIDSSIRTNTHTIDFDTIAKKIDQLIGKHVDFQSAAVTEISAARQIISQIKPHSGLFLASSMPIRDVDMFCNPVATPLRVAANRGASGIDGTIATATGFATGLHSPVTLLIGDLALLHDMNSLALLNLIEQPLIIVLINNKGGGIFSFLPVSGHSDIFEEYFGTPHHFEFSNLARQFGLAYAQPINNSDFAEKYLDWQNNGTRGIIEIHTSRAENHALHIALQNEIKQLVDDTLAGRKS
- a CDS encoding NAD(P)-dependent oxidoreductase — its product is MKIALLGTGLMGYPMAEQLIATGHDVIVWNRTREKALPLSDIGAQVAVSAKDAIEAAEIIILMFSDGKAISDTLFPVLNAPKFGGKTVLQMGTISPDESKLIYLQVVKSGGEYLEAPVLGSVPQVRERRLIVMVGSTLAQFQQHEPIFRIFGSDIYWIGEVGHAATLKLVLNHLIAAETAAFSLSLGMVRSAGVDVDMFMSVLRRSALYAPTFDKKLDNYLTRDFDSANFPVQWLLKDVGLVLQEAANMKLDTRAVSAIYEILNDSNKKSAIKDYSAIYNIIHPDTK